The Megalobrama amblycephala isolate DHTTF-2021 linkage group LG7, ASM1881202v1, whole genome shotgun sequence genome window below encodes:
- the abcb6a gene encoding ATP-binding cassette sub-family B member 6, protein MKSYCEAGVSMQQVWVEGGLTLCFYFTLVPSVLLTFSFLFGTFLCICYGRYGTDMEPKFIPRSRLYRLQVGLSVLLALLALGWMVFRIARSGELPGYVVLYGCLSMLGWLWAVALLRLERKRVLVRDRTRGHSTVLLLYWAVAFAAENLAFVSWVSPQWWWTLETFDQQIEFAFWLVRYFSSGLLFLLGLKAPGLPRRPYMLLVNEDERDVEHGAPLLGNSDENQSTWKDFGQKVRLLVPYMWPKGSVVLQLLVLLCLGMLGVERVINVFVPIYYKNIVNQLTDGSSWKTLATTVCLYGLLKFLQGGGAGASGFVSNMRSFLWIRVQQYTNRVVQVRLFAHLHSLSLRWHLGRRTGDVLRSIDRGTSSINSLLSYIVFSILPTIADIVIAIIYFISNFNAWFGLIVFVCMALYLTLTIVITEWRTKYRRDMNTQDNNAKSKAVDSLLNFETVKYYNAESYEANRFEDAILKYQVSEWKTNASLAFLNQTQNLIIGLGLLTGSLLCAYFVTEGKFQVGDYVLFGTYIIQLYTPLNWFGTYYRMIQNSFIDMESMFKLFTEEEEVKDDVNAGNLNFRQGKVEFENVFFSYTQGKEILKDVSFSVLPGQTVALVGQSGSGKSTIIRLLFRFYDVQGGCIKIDGQDISKVKQTSLRAHIGVVPQDTVLFNDNIRNNIRYGRVAASDQEVEEAAIAADIHDKIITFPDGYDTQVGERGLKLSGGEKQRVAIARTILKAPQIILLDEATSALDTQTERNIQASLAKVCANRTSIVVAHRLSTVIGADVILVLRDGQIVERGRHEELLAKGGLYSDMWQKQQQVQDSDSASDSETKDRKSEKLQPQTSTTGHKGH, encoded by the exons ATGAAGAGTTACTGTGAAGCCGGAGTCTCCATGCAGCAGGTCTGGGTGGAGGGCGGCCTGACCCTCTGCTTCTACTTCACCCTGGTGCCGTCCGTCCTTCTCACCTTCTCCTTCCTCTTCGGCACGTTCCTGTGCATATGCTACGGCCGCTACGGCACAGACATGGAGCCCAAGTTCATTCCTCGCTCTCGACTCTACCGGCTCCAAGTGGGCCTGTCGGTGCTGCTCGCCCTGCTGGCTCTGGGCTGGATGGTGTTTCGGATCGCTCGGAGCGGAGAGCTGCCGGGATACGTGGTTCTGTACGGCTGTCTCTCCATGCTGGGCTGGCTTTGGGCCGTGGCCCTGCTGCGTCTGGAGAGAAAGAGGGTTCTGGTGCGGGACAGAACCAGAGGACACAGTACGGTACTGTTGCTGTACTGGGCCGTGGCTTTTGCGGCTGAAAACCTGGCGTTTGTGTCGTGGGTGAGCCCTCAGTGGTGGTGGACTCTGGAGACGTTCGATCAACAG ATAGAGTTTGCTTTCTGGCTGGTGCGGTACTTCAGCTCAGGTTTGCTGTTCCTGTTGGGCCTCAAAGCTCCAGGATTGCCTCGCCGACCGTACATGCTTCTGGTCAATGAAGATGAGCGAGACGTTGAGCATGGAGCA CCTCTCTTGGGTAATTCTGACGAGAATCAGTCCACGTGGAAAGACTTTGGGCAGAAGGTGCGTCTGTTGGTGCCGTACATGTGGCCTAAAGGCAGCGTCGTGCTTCAGCTGCTGGTTCTGCTGTGTCTCGGGATGCTGGGAGTGGAACGTGTCATCAATGTGTTTGTGCCCATCTACTACAAGAACATAG TGAACCAGCTGACAGATGGGAGCTCCTGGAAGACTCTGGCGACTACAGTGTGTCTTTACGGGCTCCTGAAGTTCCTGCAGGGTGGTGGAGCTG GTGCGTCTGGGTTTGTGAGTAACATGCGTTCGTTCCTGTGGATTCGAGTGCAGCAGTACACTAACCGTGTGGTCCAGGTGCGTCTCTTTGCTCACCTGCACTCTCTGTCTCTGCGCTGGCACCTGGGCCGCCGCACCGGAGACGTCCTGAGAAGCATTGACAGAGGAACCTCCTCCATCAACAGCCTGCTGAG CTATATCGTGTTCAGCATCTTGCCCACCATCGCTGACATTGTCATCGCCATTATCTATTTTATATCCAATTTCAATGCCTGGTTTGGCCTCATAGTCTTCGTTTGCATGGCACTCTACCTAA CTCTCACCATCGTTATCACTGAATGGAGAACCAAATACAGACGAGATATGAACACACAAGATAACAATGCCAAATCAAAAGCTGTGGACTCTTTATTGAACTTTGAGACG GTGAAATATTACAATGCAGAGAGTTATGAAGCAAATCGCTTTGAGGATGCCATCCTGAAATATCAG GTATCGGAATGGAAGACCAACGCGTCTCTGGCGTTTTTAAATCAAACGCAGAACCTCATCATCGGTTTGGGTCTGCTGACCGGATCTCTGCTCTGTGCGTACTTCGTGACAGAGGGGAAGTTTCAG GTCGGAGATTATGTGCTGTTTGGAACATACATCATCCAGCTCTACACTCCTCTCAACTGGTTTGGAACATACTACAG AATGATCCAGAACTCCTTCATCGATATGGAAAGCATGTTCAAGCTCTTCACTGAGGAGGAGGAA GTGAAGGATGATGTCAATGCAGGAAACCTCAACTTCAGGCAGGGAAAAGTAGAATTTGAGAATGTCTTCTTCAGCTACACGCAAGG CAAAGAAATTCTAAAAGACGTCTCTTTTTCTGTACTTCCCGGACAGACGGTCGCACTT GTTGGACAGTCTGGATCAGGAAAGAGCACCATCATCCGTCTGCTTTTCCGTTTTTATGACGTTCAGGGCGGGTGTATAAAAATAGACGGTCAAGACATCTCAAAG GTGAAGCAGACCTCTCTGCGCGCTCACATTGGTGTCGTCCCTCAGGACACCGTcctgtttaatgacaatattcgGAACAACATCCGTTACGGTCGAGTTGCTGCTTCTGACCAGGAGGTGGAGGAGGCTGCGATTGCTGCTGACATCCATGACAAAATCATAACTTTCCCGGACG GCTATGACACTCAGGTGGGTGAGAGGGGGCTGAAGTTGAGTGGAGGAGAGAAGCAGAGAGTCGCCATCGCTCGCACCATCCTCAAAGCTCCACAAATCATCCTCCTCGATGAG GCCACATCTGCTCTAGACACACAGACTGAGCGAAATATTCAGGCATCACTGGCTAAAGTCTGCGCCAACAGAACCTCCATTGTGGTGGCACACAG ATTGTCGACTGTCATTGGAGCCGACGTGATTCTTGTACTTCGTGATGGGCAGATTGTGGAGAGAGGAAG GCACGAGGAGCTGTTGGCGAAGGGAGGGCTGTACTCTGACATGTGGCAGAAACAGCAGCAGGTTCAGGATTCAGACTCGGCCTCTGACAGCGAGACTAAAGACAGGAAATCAGAGAAACTACAGCCACAAACATCCACTACAGGACACAAGGGACACTAG
- the LOC125272851 gene encoding zona pellucida sperm-binding protein 3-like yields the protein MGRSSVVIDFIIIVSCGFLCCAEQLNLWEQSLDQGLSQNAIFRQPMPAQMPDQSVLGFAPNMFQNLIESRGPAPVAPWRPAPAMGQIQAQSQRTNYAPVPLQPSQPLRSQVNFGLIKPEQTVETFSQTQQGLQKPIPGPDLYPDLKDELVMGPEFVPEAPEPANTVEVHCGEVSVKVQVKQDFLGNSQFINPSDLTLGGCPSVGFDDQARIVAFESALQECGSTLTMTEDSLVYSFVLVYSPSPLPNTLIVKTNEAMVAIHCIYPRKHNVSSNALHPTWIPYAAVKSGEEHLHFSLKLMTDDWRYERPSNAYFLGDFINLEASVVRANHVPLRVFVESCAATLGPSGETTTVYTFIENSGCMVDAKLTNSRSRFMPRIQDDKLQFQIEAFRFNQDSRGLIYITCHLKATTTSSPIDVMNKACSFVQETNSWTAANGDNQVCGCCETSCIMRKGRSLDSDGSKLEDEATIGPIIVQEPQPMEKEPLLQIGESSRVSSKDAEYSIELVLVTALVVTVVILCVIILGTLFYQRRQKLPAPICE from the exons ATGGGAAGAAGTTCAGTGGTTattgattttataattataGTTTCATGTGGATTTCTGTGTTGTGCTGAACAACTGAACTTATGGGAACAATCTTTAGACCAGGGCTTGAGTCAAAATGCCATCTTCAGACAGCCAATGCCAGCGCAAATGCCTGATCAAAGTGTGTTAGGCTTTGCACCCAACATGTTTCAAAACCTTATTGAATCCAGGGGACCTGCACCTGTGGCTCCTTGGAGACCTGCCCCAGCAATGGGGCAAATACAAGCACAATCCCAGAGAACCAACTACGCACCCGTTCCCCTTCAACCTAGCCAGCCTTTGCGAAGCCAAGTGAATTTTGGACTTATAAAACCTGAGCAAACGGTTGAGACGTTCTCACAAACCCAACAGGGACTCCAGAAGCCCATTCCAGGTCCTGATCTCTATCCTGACCTCAAGGATGAGTTGGTTATGGGGCCAGAGTTTGTACCCGAGGCGCCAGAGCCTGCAAACACCGTGGAGGTTCACTGTGGTGAGGTCTCTGTCAAAGTGCAGGTGAAGCAAGATTTCCTGGGAAACAGTCAGTTCATCAACCCCTCTGATTTGACACTGGGTGGTTGTCCATCTGTTGGATTTGATGACCAGGCCAGGATTGTTGCCTTTGAATCAGCATTACAAGAATGTGGAAGCACACTAACG ATGACTGAAGATTCACTTGTTTATTCCTTTGTTTTGGTGTATTCACCTTCACCTCTTCCTAACACGCTTATTGTGAAGACCAATGAAGCTATGGTTGCAATTCATTGCATCTACCCAAG GAAACACAATGTGAGTAGTAATGCATTGCATCCCACCTGGATTCCCTATGCTGCAGTGAAATCTGGCGAAGAACATCTACACTTTTCCCTTAAGCTCATGACTG ATGACTGGAGGTATGAGCGACCCTCAAACGCCTACTTTCTGGGAGATTTCATAAACCTGGAAGCCTCAGTGGTCCGTGCTAATCATGTTCCCCTGCGGGTGTTTGTGGAAAGCTGCGCTGCTACTTTGGGCCCCAGCGGGGAAACCACCACCGTCTACACGTTCATCGAGAACAGCGG ATGCATGGTGGATGCCAAGCTGACAAATTCCAGATCCAGGTTCATGCCCAGGATACAGGATGACAAGTTACAATTTCAGATAGAGGCATTCAGATTTAACCAAGATTCCCGTGGATTG ATCTACATCACTTGTCATTTAAAGGCTACTACAACATCCAGCCCCATTGATGTTATGAACAAGGCCTGCTCATTTGTTCAAGAAACAAACAG CTGGACTGCTGCAAACGGAGACAATCAAGTGTGTGGCTGTTGTGAGACCAGCTGCATCATGAGGAAGGGCAGAAGTCTGGATTCTGATG GTTCCAAGTTGGAAGATGAGGCTACTATTGGACCGATTATTGTCCAGGAGCCACAACCAATGGAGAAAGAGCCTTTACTGCAAATTGGAGAGTCTTCTCGGGTGTCATCGAAAGATGCAG AGTACTCCATCGAGTTGGTGCTCGTGACTGCCTTGGTGGTCACAGTTGTAATCTTGTGTGTCATTATCCTTGGAACGTTGTTTTACCAAAGACGTCAGAAACTGCCTGCGCCGATTTGTGAATAa